A single window of Pseudarthrobacter defluvii DNA harbors:
- a CDS encoding uracil-DNA glycosylase, whose translation MTDRAITSFVERLAAVDLGPDCNNFFNHAVAENALRRRNLELYLQEMLDRRPQVLLVGEAPGFRGMRITGVPFTNRVILGGPANSFGLFGPGKGYVLPPEAAGVAAEPTATVLWQVLEELGLLPLLWSAFPWHTHQPGKPLSNRTPRPSETMLGTPFWQELAALFGVDSIVAVGNVAQHSIQRSGLDVPKIRHPAHGGRARFKQGLEQLLAGGMQG comes from the coding sequence ATGACCGACCGTGCCATCACGTCATTCGTAGAGCGGCTTGCAGCCGTGGACCTGGGGCCTGACTGCAACAACTTCTTTAACCACGCGGTTGCGGAGAATGCCCTGCGCCGGCGCAACCTGGAGCTTTACCTGCAGGAGATGCTGGACAGGCGGCCTCAGGTGCTGCTGGTAGGGGAGGCTCCGGGTTTCCGGGGGATGAGGATCACCGGGGTACCGTTCACCAACCGGGTCATCCTCGGAGGGCCAGCCAACAGCTTCGGGCTTTTCGGGCCCGGCAAAGGTTATGTGCTTCCGCCCGAAGCTGCTGGGGTAGCTGCCGAGCCCACGGCAACAGTGCTGTGGCAGGTATTGGAAGAGTTGGGGCTTCTTCCGTTGCTGTGGAGTGCTTTCCCCTGGCACACGCACCAGCCGGGTAAGCCCTTGTCCAACCGCACGCCCAGGCCTTCAGAGACGATGCTGGGGACTCCCTTCTGGCAGGAACTTGCGGCGCTCTTTGGCGTCGATTCCATCGTGGCCGTGGGCAATGTAGCCCAGCACAGCATTCAGCGAAGCGGCCTGGACGTGCCGAAAATCCGGCATCCGGCCCACGGCGGGCGTGCGCGGTTCAAGCAGGGGCTGGAGCAACTGCTGGCTGGTGGGATGCAGGGTTGA
- a CDS encoding molybdopterin-dependent oxidoreductase — translation MAIDINGTPADADPRPGQCLRTFLREQGNTGVKKGCDGGDCGACTVHVDGTPVHSCIYPAFRAEGHAVTTIEGLAGASGGDGELHPVQQQFMERQGFQCGFCTAGMVMTAATFDDEQKENLPRNLKGNLCRCTGYRAIADAVCGDAGHPNPAGQGSGIAGERQPDPEPGRLGDDVPAPASRAVVTGAARYTLDLPRDQQRALLHLKILRSPHAHARIVSIDREAALKVPGVVAVFTHEVAPAQLFSTAQHELFTDDPDDTRVLDDVVRFIGQRVAAVVAESVGAAEAGVRALRVEYEELPAVFSPQEALLPGAPLVHGDKDGTTSRIARPDHNVVAELHSELGNAADGFAAADFIHEQTYRTQRVQHVALETHAATASVDAEGRLQVRTSSQVPFLVRRTLCRVFGLEEEKVHVVAGRVGGGFGGKQEVLTEDLVALAALKLQQPVQLELTRTEQFTATTTRHPFSIKLKAGASREGRLTALELDVVTNTGAYGNHGPGVMFHGCGESLAVYNCANKKVDARSVYTNTVPAGAFRGYGLSQMIFAIESAMDELAAGIGMDPLEFRRRNMVREGDHMLSTQPDPEEDVHYGSYGLDQCLDLVRDALDRGKARYREASLDDLGPDWVVGEGTALSMIDTVPPRGHFAHSRLRLLPDGTYQADVGTAEFGNGTTTVHAQLAATALSTEAARVVVRQSDTDLVEHDTGAFGSAGTVVAGKATLAAAEELAVRIRAFAAGIHQTQASACVLDGDAVVIDGTPVALAELAQAAADAGVELAAEGRWGGTPRSVAFNVHGFRVAVNRGTGELKILQSVQAADAGVVVNPRQCRGQIEGGIAQALGATLYEEVVVNDAGKVTTDILRQYHIPTFADVPRSEVYFADTNDKVGPLGAKSMSESPFNPVAPALANAIRNATGVRFASLPIARDRIYLGLKEAGLASRTEQFFPRPAGVNTSACAGATRGRI, via the coding sequence ATGGCCATCGACATCAACGGAACCCCTGCCGATGCTGACCCGCGTCCGGGGCAATGCCTGCGCACGTTCCTGCGCGAGCAGGGCAACACCGGCGTTAAGAAGGGCTGCGACGGCGGGGACTGTGGTGCCTGCACAGTGCACGTAGACGGGACGCCGGTGCACAGCTGCATCTATCCGGCGTTCCGGGCCGAAGGACACGCAGTCACCACCATCGAGGGGCTCGCTGGTGCCAGTGGCGGTGACGGGGAACTGCATCCGGTGCAGCAGCAGTTCATGGAACGGCAGGGTTTCCAGTGCGGCTTCTGCACGGCAGGCATGGTGATGACCGCGGCTACGTTCGACGACGAACAAAAGGAGAACCTGCCCCGGAACCTCAAGGGCAACCTGTGCCGCTGCACCGGATACCGTGCCATCGCCGATGCGGTCTGCGGGGACGCCGGCCACCCGAACCCTGCCGGACAGGGTTCCGGCATCGCAGGGGAGCGGCAGCCTGACCCGGAGCCCGGACGCTTGGGCGACGACGTCCCGGCGCCTGCCAGCCGCGCAGTGGTCACCGGCGCCGCCCGCTACACCCTGGACCTCCCAAGGGACCAGCAGCGGGCGCTGCTGCACCTGAAGATCCTGCGCTCGCCGCACGCGCACGCCCGCATTGTCTCGATCGATAGGGAAGCAGCGTTGAAGGTCCCTGGCGTGGTTGCCGTCTTCACCCATGAAGTCGCGCCGGCCCAGCTGTTTTCAACGGCCCAGCACGAACTCTTCACCGATGACCCCGACGACACCCGGGTGCTCGATGATGTGGTGCGGTTCATCGGGCAGCGGGTGGCCGCCGTCGTCGCGGAATCCGTGGGCGCTGCGGAAGCCGGTGTCCGTGCCCTGCGGGTCGAGTATGAAGAGCTTCCGGCGGTCTTCTCACCGCAGGAGGCGCTGCTTCCCGGGGCGCCGCTGGTCCACGGCGATAAGGACGGCACAACGTCCCGTATTGCCCGGCCGGACCACAATGTGGTGGCGGAGCTGCACTCCGAACTGGGGAACGCGGCCGATGGCTTCGCTGCCGCCGACTTCATCCACGAACAGACCTACCGCACCCAGCGGGTACAGCACGTGGCGCTGGAAACCCACGCGGCCACCGCCTCCGTGGACGCCGAGGGGCGGCTGCAGGTCCGCACCTCCAGCCAGGTCCCGTTCCTGGTCCGACGGACCCTCTGCCGGGTGTTCGGGCTGGAGGAGGAGAAGGTGCATGTGGTGGCCGGCCGGGTGGGCGGCGGCTTCGGCGGGAAGCAGGAGGTGTTGACCGAGGACCTCGTGGCGCTCGCGGCCCTTAAACTGCAGCAGCCGGTCCAGCTGGAACTGACCCGCACCGAGCAGTTCACCGCCACCACCACCCGGCACCCGTTCAGCATCAAGCTGAAGGCCGGGGCCAGCAGGGAAGGGCGGCTGACTGCGCTGGAGCTGGACGTGGTGACCAACACCGGCGCCTATGGCAACCACGGCCCCGGCGTCATGTTCCACGGCTGCGGAGAATCCCTGGCTGTCTACAATTGCGCCAACAAGAAGGTGGATGCCCGTTCGGTCTATACCAACACGGTCCCGGCAGGGGCGTTCCGTGGTTATGGGCTCAGCCAGATGATCTTCGCGATCGAATCCGCCATGGATGAGCTGGCGGCCGGGATCGGGATGGACCCCCTGGAGTTCCGCCGCCGGAACATGGTCCGCGAGGGCGACCACATGCTGTCCACCCAGCCCGACCCGGAGGAGGACGTCCACTACGGCAGCTACGGGCTGGACCAATGCCTGGACCTGGTCCGCGACGCGCTGGACCGGGGCAAGGCCCGGTACCGGGAAGCAAGCCTGGACGATCTCGGCCCGGACTGGGTGGTGGGTGAGGGCACTGCCCTGTCCATGATCGACACCGTCCCGCCACGCGGCCACTTTGCCCATTCCCGCCTCCGGCTCCTGCCGGACGGAACGTACCAGGCCGACGTCGGAACCGCCGAGTTCGGCAACGGCACCACCACCGTCCATGCCCAGCTCGCCGCCACGGCACTTTCCACGGAAGCCGCCAGGGTGGTGGTGCGGCAGTCGGACACGGACCTGGTGGAGCACGATACCGGCGCGTTCGGTTCCGCGGGCACCGTGGTGGCCGGCAAGGCCACCCTCGCCGCCGCGGAGGAATTGGCTGTTCGCATCCGGGCTTTCGCCGCGGGAATCCATCAAACCCAGGCCTCCGCCTGCGTCCTTGACGGCGACGCCGTGGTGATCGACGGAACTCCTGTGGCACTGGCTGAACTGGCGCAGGCCGCTGCGGATGCCGGCGTCGAACTCGCTGCCGAGGGGCGCTGGGGCGGTACACCGCGCTCCGTCGCGTTCAACGTGCATGGCTTCCGGGTGGCGGTGAACCGGGGCACGGGCGAACTGAAGATCCTGCAAAGCGTGCAGGCGGCCGATGCCGGCGTCGTCGTCAACCCGCGCCAGTGCCGGGGACAGATCGAGGGCGGGATCGCCCAGGCCCTTGGCGCCACCCTGTACGAGGAAGTTGTGGTGAACGACGCCGGCAAGGTCACCACGGACATCCTGCGGCAGTACCACATTCCTACTTTCGCGGACGTGCCGCGCAGTGAGGTGTACTTCGCTGACACCAATGACAAAGTGGGGCCGCTGGGGGCGAAGTCCATGAGCGAAAGCCCGTTCAACCCCGTGGCGCCGGCGCTCGCCAACGCCATCCGGAACGCCACCGGTGTGCGCTTTGCGTCCCTGCCCATTGCCCGGGACCGGATCTACCTGGGGCTCAAGGAGGCGGGGCTGGCGTCCAGGACGGAACAGTTCTTTCCTAGGCCAGCCGGCGTTAACACTTCCGCTTGTGCGGGCGCAACCCGGGGTCGGATCTGA
- a CDS encoding HEAT repeat domain-containing protein codes for MGKRSDYRAVLESLPPGEWTAYLNAESGLPGPRGNLELAAAFADVAEPDLVRLCAGSLDEYLAMCGAIGLGRLLVEGGSDAAATLLALAEDDRWRVREGVAMALQRLGDADMPALWALSAEWLGDGPLVKRAVAAGICEPRLLRASGDAGRALDVLDKITTAVAGTDPDLRRTEEFRVLRQGLGYCWSVAVVAAPDKGFEYLEKWAASPDKDVRWILRENLKKARLARADPVGAERLSARLEEAGE; via the coding sequence ATGGGCAAACGGTCGGATTACCGGGCGGTGCTGGAATCGCTTCCGCCCGGGGAGTGGACCGCCTATCTGAATGCTGAGTCCGGGCTTCCTGGACCCCGCGGCAACCTCGAACTGGCAGCGGCCTTTGCCGACGTGGCGGAGCCGGATCTGGTGCGGCTGTGCGCCGGGAGCCTGGACGAGTACCTGGCCATGTGCGGCGCCATTGGCTTGGGCCGCCTGCTTGTGGAGGGTGGTTCTGACGCAGCCGCAACGCTCCTTGCGCTGGCGGAAGATGACCGCTGGCGGGTCCGGGAGGGTGTTGCCATGGCGCTGCAGCGGCTGGGTGATGCCGATATGCCCGCATTGTGGGCACTGTCCGCTGAGTGGCTTGGTGATGGACCGTTGGTGAAGCGCGCCGTGGCTGCCGGTATCTGTGAACCCCGGCTGCTCCGCGCTTCCGGGGATGCAGGCAGGGCACTCGATGTCCTGGATAAAATCACCACTGCCGTTGCAGGAACCGATCCCGACTTGCGGCGGACCGAGGAGTTCCGCGTGCTGCGGCAGGGGCTCGGCTACTGCTGGAGCGTGGCTGTCGTCGCCGCTCCGGACAAGGGATTCGAGTACCTGGAGAAGTGGGCCGCAAGCCCGGACAAGGACGTGCGCTGGATACTGCGCGAGAACCTTAAAAAGGCGCGCCTTGCCAGGGCTGACCCGGTTGGGGCGGAACGTCTTTCCGCCCGCCTGGAAGAGGCCGGCGAATGA
- a CDS encoding FAD binding domain-containing protein: MDLNTIEAVVRTTDPAQWRDGDAWLAGGTVLFSYGSYAFGPEPLRRLLDLGAAGWTPLTVNDDGIELAATCTIAQLYSLPVSPEVSGHTWPGLDLVRACCDSFVASFKVWNMSTVGGNLCTSLPAGPIISLCAGLDGVATILSPGGTTRSIPVAEFITGDAKNCLAPGELLRSVHLPASALSARVAFRRLSLSNLGRSGVLLIGRLDGGTSLTLTVTAATKRPVQLRFDVLPDGDRLAAALDDAIAAELYHDDIHGLPDWRRDMTYRLAEEIRAELAVSDGTPGLAVSGDFWPPRPGVAPGTGATILSKGA, from the coding sequence ATGGACCTGAACACCATCGAGGCGGTGGTCCGCACCACCGACCCCGCACAATGGCGCGACGGCGACGCCTGGCTGGCTGGCGGCACCGTCCTTTTCTCCTACGGCAGTTACGCGTTCGGGCCGGAGCCGCTCAGGCGCCTGTTGGACCTGGGCGCGGCCGGCTGGACGCCCCTCACCGTCAACGATGACGGGATCGAGCTGGCCGCCACCTGCACCATCGCGCAGCTGTACAGCCTGCCCGTTTCCCCGGAGGTGTCCGGCCATACGTGGCCCGGGCTGGATCTGGTCCGCGCATGCTGCGATTCCTTCGTGGCGTCCTTCAAGGTGTGGAACATGTCCACGGTCGGCGGCAACCTCTGCACCTCGCTGCCCGCCGGGCCCATCATCTCGCTCTGCGCCGGGTTGGACGGGGTTGCCACCATCCTCAGCCCAGGCGGAACCACCCGCAGCATCCCGGTGGCGGAGTTCATCACCGGGGATGCGAAAAACTGCCTGGCACCCGGTGAACTGCTCCGCAGCGTCCACCTGCCGGCGTCGGCCCTTTCCGCGAGGGTGGCCTTCCGCCGCCTGTCGCTGAGCAACCTGGGCCGGTCCGGGGTGCTCCTCATTGGAAGGCTCGACGGCGGAACCTCCTTAACGCTGACCGTCACCGCCGCCACCAAGCGGCCGGTCCAGTTGCGCTTCGACGTACTGCCGGATGGGGACCGGCTGGCCGCCGCGCTGGACGATGCCATTGCGGCAGAGCTCTACCATGACGACATCCATGGCCTGCCTGACTGGCGCCGCGACATGACCTACCGGCTGGCAGAGGAGATCCGCGCCGAGCTTGCGGTGTCTGACGGGACACCGGGTCTGGCGGTCTCCGGCGACTTCTGGCCGCCCCGGCCTGGCGTTGCGCCGGGAACCGGGGCAACCATACTTTCGAAAGGGGCCTGA
- a CDS encoding XdhC family protein, with protein MLDLIPSLGPWVPRLATRQFAVVTIVSASGSVPRPVGTSMLVAASGDVLGSLSGGCVEGAVVALALEAMDDGVPRHGTFGFSSTDAFAAGLTCGGELGIHVQPVPATGPDATPHPLRTALLQLAESGPDRPIALVRLLGTRGGAAVVLSDPGAFRLAASPQLAALLHGEPALQVESLVRSGGAGLVRLTQPGECARETSGHAQASGEAAILVESRLAPPRMLVFGANDFGAALVLAAKLLGYHVTLVDARPAFASQPRFAAADQVVTDWPHRYLAAEAAEGRTDSRTVAAVLTHDPKFDLPLLEAALALNLAYVGAMGSRRSHLQRVDQLLNAGIAPERIAQLHSPIGLDLGAVTPAEVAVSVTAELIAARTRAATCIPLRETSGTIHHHPAAPRPTDLKKQEIAWT; from the coding sequence ATGCTTGACTTGATCCCTTCGCTCGGCCCGTGGGTGCCCCGGCTCGCAACCAGGCAGTTCGCCGTAGTCACCATCGTGTCCGCCTCCGGGTCGGTGCCGCGGCCCGTGGGCACCTCCATGCTGGTCGCCGCATCCGGTGACGTCCTTGGCAGCCTGTCCGGCGGCTGCGTGGAAGGCGCCGTGGTGGCGCTCGCTCTTGAGGCAATGGACGACGGCGTCCCGCGCCACGGGACCTTCGGCTTCAGTTCCACCGACGCCTTCGCCGCCGGTCTCACCTGCGGGGGAGAGCTGGGCATCCATGTACAGCCGGTACCCGCCACCGGGCCGGATGCAACCCCACACCCGCTCCGGACGGCACTGCTGCAACTCGCCGAATCAGGCCCGGACCGTCCTATCGCGCTGGTCCGCCTGCTGGGCACTCGAGGAGGTGCCGCCGTCGTACTTTCCGATCCAGGCGCCTTCCGCCTGGCAGCCTCACCGCAGCTGGCCGCGCTGCTGCACGGGGAACCGGCACTGCAGGTGGAATCCCTGGTGCGCAGCGGGGGTGCCGGGCTGGTCCGGCTCACGCAGCCGGGAGAATGCGCCCGGGAGACGTCCGGCCACGCGCAGGCCTCCGGAGAGGCCGCCATCCTGGTGGAGTCCCGGCTGGCCCCACCACGGATGCTCGTGTTCGGCGCCAACGACTTCGGTGCCGCATTGGTCCTGGCCGCCAAGCTGCTGGGCTACCACGTAACCCTCGTGGATGCCCGGCCGGCCTTCGCGTCCCAGCCCCGGTTCGCGGCCGCCGACCAGGTGGTCACTGACTGGCCGCACCGCTACCTGGCAGCGGAAGCGGCCGAGGGCCGGACGGACAGCCGCACCGTGGCGGCCGTTCTGACCCACGACCCCAAGTTCGACCTCCCCCTGCTGGAAGCCGCGCTGGCACTAAACCTCGCCTACGTGGGCGCCATGGGTTCCCGCCGGAGCCACCTGCAAAGGGTTGACCAGCTCCTCAACGCGGGCATCGCGCCGGAGCGCATTGCCCAGCTGCATTCGCCCATCGGACTGGACCTCGGTGCCGTCACCCCTGCCGAAGTGGCGGTGTCCGTCACCGCGGAACTGATCGCCGCCCGCACCCGCGCGGCCACCTGTATACCCCTGCGGGAAACGTCCGGCACCATCCACCACCACCCGGCTGCCCCACGGCCCACAGACCTCAAAAAGCAGGAGATCGCATGGACCTGA
- a CDS encoding HNH endonuclease signature motif containing protein: MGTQAVVRAFEDIKAALAVLSAEVDGAGSEPFSQADPLAGLADGCLDILAGSREVEAGIAAVKAKAAVKYADSACAVAGPDVPVHAQEMAVAAEIGCVLALGPRAASSFLSTSYALRSTLPRTLEALQAGVLSWQHAVVMADEAAGLDVAGAAALEGHFLNPDAADPARGCPVGQMPAHRFKAKARTWRERHHAESIEVRHAKGVADRRVEFRADQDGMAWLSACLPADQALAGWNRLTAISRAMQGPEERRGMPQLRADNFADAILGSGATDDRHTAAGVVEGAGLPSSPIRAQVLVTVPVFSLMGMTDEPAMLDGYGPIPPSMARDLVANGADSFYRVLVDPRDGAPLEIGRTGYRVTGAMRAWLRMRDGKCPFPGCSNNSLDNDADHILAWAKGGTTGIANLGQPCPKHHKLRHSTGWQPTPATKNEPPGWTSPTGRHYQSEHQDWEPPRWPEGLSVGGIDVVHHRGSPWEDALDRFLRAHA, encoded by the coding sequence ATGGGAACACAGGCGGTGGTGAGGGCCTTTGAGGACATCAAGGCTGCCCTTGCTGTGCTTAGTGCGGAGGTGGACGGGGCCGGTTCGGAGCCGTTCTCTCAGGCTGATCCGTTGGCTGGCCTGGCGGATGGGTGCCTGGACATTCTTGCCGGTTCCCGGGAGGTGGAGGCCGGGATTGCTGCGGTAAAGGCCAAAGCCGCGGTGAAGTACGCGGACAGTGCCTGTGCAGTCGCGGGACCCGATGTTCCGGTGCACGCGCAGGAGATGGCGGTCGCTGCGGAGATTGGGTGCGTTTTGGCGCTTGGGCCGCGGGCGGCGTCGTCGTTCCTGTCGACCTCCTATGCTCTGAGGTCGACGTTGCCGAGGACGCTTGAAGCTTTGCAGGCAGGTGTCCTGTCGTGGCAGCACGCGGTGGTGATGGCGGATGAGGCGGCCGGTCTTGATGTTGCCGGTGCCGCTGCGTTGGAGGGGCATTTCCTGAATCCTGATGCAGCTGACCCGGCCCGGGGGTGCCCGGTGGGGCAGATGCCGGCGCACCGGTTCAAGGCCAAGGCCCGGACGTGGCGGGAACGCCACCATGCGGAGAGCATTGAAGTCCGGCATGCGAAGGGGGTGGCGGACCGGCGGGTGGAGTTCCGGGCGGACCAGGACGGGATGGCCTGGCTGTCCGCCTGTCTACCCGCGGACCAGGCGTTGGCCGGGTGGAACCGGCTTACGGCTATCTCGCGTGCCATGCAGGGACCGGAGGAGCGCCGCGGCATGCCGCAGTTGCGGGCCGACAACTTCGCCGACGCGATTCTTGGCAGCGGTGCCACGGACGACAGACATACCGCAGCGGGGGTCGTGGAAGGAGCGGGTTTACCGTCGTCGCCGATCCGGGCGCAGGTGTTGGTCACGGTCCCGGTGTTCTCCCTGATGGGTATGACCGATGAGCCGGCGATGCTGGACGGGTACGGCCCCATCCCGCCGTCGATGGCCAGGGACCTGGTCGCGAACGGTGCCGACTCGTTTTACCGGGTCTTGGTGGATCCGCGGGACGGGGCGCCGCTGGAGATCGGGCGGACGGGCTACCGGGTGACCGGCGCGATGCGGGCCTGGCTTCGGATGCGGGACGGGAAATGCCCGTTCCCGGGCTGCAGCAACAACTCGCTGGACAACGACGCCGACCACATCCTCGCGTGGGCCAAGGGCGGCACCACCGGGATCGCCAACTTGGGTCAGCCCTGCCCGAAACACCACAAACTCCGGCACAGCACTGGCTGGCAACCCACCCCGGCCACCAAAAACGAACCACCCGGCTGGACCTCACCCACCGGCCGGCACTACCAAAGCGAACACCAGGACTGGGAACCACCACGCTGGCCGGAGGGTCTGTCAGTTGGCGGCATCGACGTCGTTCATCACCGCGGGTCCCCTTGGGAGGATGCCCTTGATCGGTTCCTCCGCGCCCACGCCTGA
- a CDS encoding aldo/keto reductase: protein MEQRILGKTGRNVSIVGLGTWQLGADWGNVDPAQAQAILAASVEAGVTLFDTADVYGDGKSEQAIGKFLADNPGHGVTVATKMGRRMEQRPENYTLANFRQWVDRSRKNLGMDTLDLVQLHCPPTPVYSNNEVYDALDTLVAEGAIRNYGVSVERTDEALEAIRHEGTASVQIILNAFRLKPLDEVLPAAKAAGVGVIARVPLASGLLSGKYSKDTTFAENDHRNYNRQGEAFDVGETFSGVDYELGLKAVKEFEQLVPEGASTAQAAIAWIAAQDGVTTVIPGARNVDQARANAAAAGVGVGKEFDDGVRWIYDHYFREAIHPRW, encoded by the coding sequence ATGGAACAGCGGATTTTAGGCAAGACCGGACGGAACGTCTCCATTGTGGGACTCGGTACCTGGCAGCTCGGCGCGGACTGGGGCAACGTGGACCCGGCCCAGGCACAGGCCATCCTCGCAGCCTCGGTGGAGGCAGGCGTCACCCTCTTCGACACCGCCGACGTGTACGGCGACGGCAAGAGCGAGCAGGCCATCGGGAAGTTCCTGGCGGATAACCCTGGGCACGGCGTCACTGTTGCCACCAAGATGGGCCGCCGGATGGAACAGCGGCCGGAGAACTATACGCTGGCCAACTTCCGCCAGTGGGTGGACCGTTCACGGAAGAACCTGGGCATGGACACCCTGGACCTGGTCCAGCTCCACTGCCCGCCCACCCCGGTCTACAGCAATAACGAGGTGTACGACGCCCTCGATACCCTTGTGGCCGAAGGTGCCATCCGGAACTACGGCGTTTCGGTGGAGCGTACGGACGAGGCCCTCGAGGCCATCCGCCACGAGGGCACGGCTTCCGTCCAGATCATCCTCAACGCCTTCCGGCTCAAGCCGCTGGACGAAGTGCTGCCTGCCGCAAAGGCTGCAGGGGTTGGCGTCATCGCCCGCGTGCCGCTGGCGTCGGGGCTGCTGTCCGGAAAGTACTCCAAGGACACCACCTTCGCTGAGAACGACCACCGGAACTACAACCGGCAGGGCGAGGCCTTCGACGTCGGGGAAACCTTCTCCGGCGTTGACTACGAGCTGGGGCTCAAGGCAGTCAAGGAGTTCGAGCAGTTGGTGCCGGAAGGTGCCAGCACTGCCCAGGCGGCCATCGCCTGGATTGCTGCCCAGGACGGGGTCACCACCGTCATTCCCGGTGCCCGGAATGTGGACCAGGCCCGGGCCAACGCCGCAGCCGCCGGCGTCGGCGTTGGCAAGGAGTTCGACGACGGCGTTCGCTGGATCTACGACCACTACTTCCGCGAGGCCATCCACCCGCGCTGGTAG
- a CDS encoding NCS2 family permease: MTILDHSHEEHSAPSTTTSRRAPRTSTQATGTPRPSAPESFLDRFFQVTRRGSTLAREFRGGLVTFFTMAYIVILNPLILGGFSADNAPTDVAGGWLSAAQVGAVTGLTAGVMTILFGIIANLPFGLAAGLGINSFLAVSMIQEVTWPEAMGLVVINGILIVLFGVTGARTAIFRAVPKELKAAITVGIGLFIAFIGFVDSGFVRPTAGGPPVQLGDGGSITSVPTLVFVVGLLAMGILVARKVQGGLLIGIVGTTVLAAVVEAIMKLGPASATNPGGWHLNTPVLSGQLVSAPDLGLVGQFDLFGAFARIGGLAATMLVFTLVFTNFFDAMGTMTGLAKSAGVAHKDGTFPRLKSAFIVEGFGAVAGGATSGSSNTVYIDSAAGIGEGARTGLASVVTGVLFLGSMFLTPLTSVVPLEVAAAALVVVGAMMMAQIREIKFTKFTVALPAFLTIVTMALSYSIANGIGVGFVSWAIIGAASGKAKKIHPLMWVVSAGFLVYFARGPINALLGG; encoded by the coding sequence ATGACCATCCTGGACCATTCCCACGAGGAGCATTCGGCTCCAAGCACCACCACCTCCCGGCGGGCGCCGCGCACTTCCACGCAGGCAACCGGAACACCCCGGCCGTCGGCTCCGGAATCCTTCCTGGACCGCTTCTTCCAGGTCACCCGGCGCGGCTCCACCCTTGCCCGCGAATTCCGCGGCGGCCTGGTCACCTTCTTCACCATGGCGTACATCGTCATCCTGAACCCCCTCATCCTGGGCGGGTTCAGCGCGGACAACGCGCCCACCGACGTCGCCGGGGGCTGGCTCTCCGCGGCCCAGGTGGGTGCCGTTACCGGCCTCACCGCCGGCGTCATGACCATCCTCTTCGGCATCATCGCCAACCTGCCGTTCGGCCTCGCCGCCGGCCTGGGCATCAACTCCTTCCTGGCCGTCTCCATGATCCAGGAAGTCACTTGGCCCGAGGCCATGGGCCTGGTGGTGATCAACGGCATCCTGATCGTGCTGTTCGGCGTCACCGGCGCCCGGACGGCCATCTTCCGGGCCGTCCCCAAGGAACTGAAGGCCGCCATCACCGTGGGCATCGGCCTGTTCATCGCCTTCATCGGCTTCGTGGACTCCGGCTTCGTCCGGCCCACCGCTGGCGGCCCGCCCGTCCAGCTGGGCGACGGCGGCTCCATCACCTCCGTGCCCACGCTCGTGTTCGTCGTCGGCCTCCTTGCCATGGGAATCCTCGTTGCCCGCAAGGTTCAGGGCGGCCTGCTCATCGGTATCGTCGGCACCACCGTGCTGGCCGCCGTCGTCGAAGCCATCATGAAACTGGGACCGGCCAGCGCCACCAACCCCGGCGGCTGGCACCTGAACACCCCCGTTCTGTCCGGCCAGCTCGTGTCGGCCCCTGACCTGGGGCTGGTAGGCCAGTTCGACCTCTTCGGCGCGTTCGCCAGGATCGGCGGACTCGCTGCCACCATGCTGGTCTTCACCCTCGTCTTCACCAACTTTTTCGACGCCATGGGCACCATGACCGGCCTGGCCAAGAGCGCCGGCGTCGCGCACAAGGACGGCACGTTCCCGCGGCTCAAGTCCGCCTTCATCGTCGAAGGCTTTGGCGCCGTGGCCGGTGGGGCCACCTCCGGCTCCTCCAACACTGTCTACATCGACTCCGCGGCAGGGATCGGCGAAGGCGCCCGCACCGGCCTGGCGTCAGTGGTCACCGGTGTGCTGTTCCTCGGCTCGATGTTCCTCACCCCGCTGACCAGCGTGGTGCCGCTCGAGGTGGCCGCCGCGGCCTTGGTGGTGGTGGGCGCCATGATGATGGCCCAGATCCGCGAGATCAAGTTCACCAAGTTCACCGTGGCGCTGCCGGCATTCCTCACCATCGTCACCATGGCGCTGAGCTACTCGATCGCCAACGGCATCGGCGTCGGCTTCGTCAGCTGGGCCATCATCGGCGCGGCCTCCGGCAAGGCGAAGAAAATCCATCCGTTGATGTGGGTGGTCAGCGCCGGTTTCCTTGTGTACTTCGCCCGCGGACCAATCAACGCCCTCCTGGGCGGCTAA